The Desulfuromonas sp. DNA window GGTAGTAGTGGGCGAGGGTGGTGATCAGTTCACTGCGACTCAGTTTTTCAGTGTTTTCAAAATCAGACATACTCAAAAGATAGCAGATATTTGCTCAATCACGACTTTTGTTTTTCAATCCCGGTCCGGTGTGATTGCTTCCGGCGAGCATTAATCACCCGGTCATGGCAGTCGGCCATTGCTTCCTTCCTTGAACCCGATCACCCGTTCCGATAGAATCAAAGGCAGATTGATTGCAAAGGAGGACCGTATGAAGATCCGCAAGAGTTTTTTCGATTTCGAGTACAGCGAGGTACTCGATATCAAAACCCGCGAACTGATCCGCGTTGCCTGTGCCGTGGCGGTACACTGCCCCGACTGACTGCAGAAGCACTTCGCGGTCGCGAAGGAGAAGGGGGCCAGTGCGGAGGAGCTGCGCGAGGCGATGGCCTACGGGATGATGGCGCCGGGTGGCCGCGCGAAAAATTTTGCCAAGGCGATGCTTGACGAGATGGATGACTGAATCGAGACGTTGAAGGAGTTCCAATGGAAACAGATTTGACCGCAACTGAAATTCGCGTGTTGGGGTGTCTGATCGAGAAAGAGATGACCACTCCGGAGTATTATCCGCTCTCGTTGAACGGACTGACCAACGCCTGCAACCAGAAATCGAACCGCGACCCGGTGCTCGAGCTCGATGAGACCGATGTCGTCAAGGCGCTCGACAAACTCCGCTTCCGGGGGATGGCGCTGCATGCCAGCGGCGAGGGGAGCCGGGTGCCGAAGTACGGCCATAACCTGGAGGCGAAGCTTTATCTCGAACCGGAGCAGTTGGCGATCCTCTGTGAACTGTTCGTGCGCGGGCCGCAAACCCTCGGCGAGCTCCGCAGCCGTTGTGAGCGGATGCGTCCCTTCGCCGATTTACACGCCGTCGAAGCGGTGCTCGATGAATTGATGGAGCTCGATACGCCGCTGGTTACCCGGTTGCCGCGGCAGCCAGGGCGCAAGGAACAGCGCTATGCCCATCTTTTTGCCGGAGTCCCGGAACCGGCGGAAACGGAAGCCGCCGCGCCGCCGGAGGCGGCCCGGCTGAAGGTCGCCGAAGAGGATGAACGGATCCGCCGGCTGGAAGAAGAGGTCGCTGCCATGAAGGCTGAATTCGAAGCCTTCCGTAAACAGTTCGAGTAGGAGGCCGGGTCAGCTATGCCGCATCCCAAGCATATTCTTGTCGTCAGTTGTCTGGTGCGTAACCGGGAAAACGCCATTCTCTGCGTCAAGCACAAAAACAGGGGTTGGGAGATGCCGCAGGGCCGGGTCGAGGAGGGGGAGGCGCTGATTGACGCTCTGCACCGTGAGGTTCATGAGGAGACCGGCATGACGATCGCCGATCCGCGCCTGGCTGTCATCTGGTCGAAGTTGTCGGAACCGGCCGCCCTCATTCACGGCTTTGTTGCCGCCGTCGGCGGCGGCGACCTGACCCCGAGTGACGAGACGCCTGAGGTCGCCTGGCTGAGTGAACCGGCCGCCCGCGAACGAATCACCCATCCGGTCAATCGCGACCGCCTGCACGATCTGCTCGCCGCTGAAGGCAGGGATGGTGGCGCCGTCCGCTTCTACAGCTACACCAAACGCCCGTATCGGCGGATCGATCCCTGAATCCCGTTACTTCCTCATGCGCATAGACCGGAACGGAACGAACGGCCGGCTTGCGATCTGCGGAATGAATGTTTCCTTGACGAAGCGGACATCCTCGATGGTGTAAAAGGCGTTGGGGTTGAACTGCTTGATGGTGCGGATGATTTTTTCCAGCTTGCGGCGGCGGGCAACGGTGAAGATGACTTTGACCGGGCCGCTATCGCCGGTAGCGTCGACGCTGGTGACGCCGTAGCCTTCTGCGCGCAGGTGCCGGAGCAGTTCGGTGGCATCGTGCCGGGTGATGACGCGGAGGATCTGGCTGCCGACGGCGATCCGCTCC harbors:
- a CDS encoding DUF480 domain-containing protein, with protein sequence METDLTATEIRVLGCLIEKEMTTPEYYPLSLNGLTNACNQKSNRDPVLELDETDVVKALDKLRFRGMALHASGEGSRVPKYGHNLEAKLYLEPEQLAILCELFVRGPQTLGELRSRCERMRPFADLHAVEAVLDELMELDTPLVTRLPRQPGRKEQRYAHLFAGVPEPAETEAAAPPEAARLKVAEEDERIRRLEEEVAAMKAEFEAFRKQFE
- a CDS encoding NUDIX hydrolase, whose product is MPHPKHILVVSCLVRNRENAILCVKHKNRGWEMPQGRVEEGEALIDALHREVHEETGMTIADPRLAVIWSKLSEPAALIHGFVAAVGGGDLTPSDETPEVAWLSEPAARERITHPVNRDRLHDLLAAEGRDGGAVRFYSYTKRPYRRIDP